A window of Rhipicephalus microplus isolate Deutch F79 chromosome X, USDA_Rmic, whole genome shotgun sequence genomic DNA:
AAGCACCGCGTCCCCTCGGGAGTAAAGCCTACCTTGTTTTTCGGCATGCGTGTCCTGGGAATGTTCTATTCAAACCGGGATGCATTCCGGGACAAAATCGGCAACGTGGTGCAGTGAGTGTCAGCGCTTCATGAATGTCTATTCCAAGAATGCTGCCGGATATTGCGAGCACTATAATTTCATTCGGGTACTTGTGTGGTTCACTGCACAAAGCCACGTTTAATTACAACTATATGAACCAGAAACACATTTTTATTGCAAGGTTGCGGGCACATATATTGAAATGTGAGCCACCATAACATTTCATCCCAAGTGAATATGCCATGCGAACTCACTCGCTGTAATTTGTCCTTTGCCATTTGTAGCGTTAataatatagtaataataatatttgaaACCGTGCGTTTTAGGGGATTGACTTACTATTCACGTGATTTCGACTTTTACGAATGCCCTATGTACTTTACGATCCACATTAGAATAGTTTTTCTACTCCCCGAAACGTGCCAACACCTCGATATGATTACGCGGCACACCGTTACagaaggttccggaaattttgaccatcggctcttttttgacgtgcactgacacaAGACAAGCCTCTATAGCATGCCTTCATTTAAATGTGACTGTCGCGCCCGGGAAACTttatggctttttttttatttacagagttCCTGCAATGCCATAGCGGCATTACTGCAGGGGGGTATACAAACTAAGTCCAATATGGTTACTAATATTTCTGAGATAGTGACattataaacattctggaaaataAAACAACATATGATATTtacagcaagaaataaaaaaaaacaattttagtACAATATGGCACGTGCAAAACAGGTACTAAATGTGAATAGGCATGTCACAATgtcacaatgatgaaaaaaaaagcgctgttgcCACACAAGTTTACGATATCGTCGGGAAGTTCCTCCTAGTctctaattgtttttaaaaagaaggagTTGGCGAAAGTTGTGGTTTTAAATGCGTATTCTCGTATTTTTAGTAGTATTGCCATCTTTTGGATCGATATGTTGGTGCTAGTGGATATTCTGACTTCTCGATTCCTGTTGGTTTATAGCATATACTATGCAGAAGTTTTAGTCGAAGTCTCCGTCTTCTGGATTGTGTAGTTACCCAGCCTAATGTGGCTTTTATTTCTGATATACTAGCAAACGGGTCGTAATATTTGCTGATGAAACGGGCTGCCTggttttgattttttttattatttcttcaagATAATTTTGAACCGGGTCCCCGATAACATAAGCATATTTAAGTATTGACCTTACATGTAGGAAGTAGAGAGTTTTTTTACCTCTTTTGTTCCGCAATTAGAGTTTCTGTGAATAAAAAGCAAAATTCTACTAGTCTTTAAAATCATTTGGTCTATATGTCTGTTCCAATTGAATGATTCTTAGAATGGAACGATTCTTGACCGATGATAGGAAGCTTTTTTTTACTATCTTAAACTACTGCTACTTTGAGCAAAATACTCCGTCATTGCTGAAGAACTTGAAATACAAATAtggtatgtctttttttttctgatttattGCTATAATTTAGagctttatatatttttattcagatttgtcttctttcctcttttttggTAAAAGAAAAATCTGGATACCTATCAAATAAGATTTCTTGGTTCGAAACCATTGCATATGCCGAAAGACTGAAAACGTTAATGCCCGTGGCCCTGGTATTTTATCCTAAGGCTAAACATAATAATTAATTGTTGTTGACTAATCTGAAACTCTGAAAAGGTATAAAAGCACGTCACCCAAATGGTCGCCAAGGGAGCCAAGGATGAATACTCTCAAAAACACTGCCAAAATTATGACGCGCaataccccgccacggtggtctagtggctaaggtactcagctgctgacccacaggtcgcgggatcaagtcccggctgcggcggctgcatttccgatggaggcgggaatgttgtaggcccatgtgctcagatttgggtgcacgttaaagaaccccaggtggtctaaatttccggaggcctccactacggcgtctctcataatcatatggtggttttggtacgttcaaccacacatatcaatcaatcaatcaatcatgacgcggaagCAAGCTGTTGTGCATCTTCAGGACAATTGTCACTTCTGTTTTTACTTGTCAGGGCTATTCCTTCGGTGAGAATGGGTCACTTTAGTATTTTATATGTGCAGTCAGCAAATCCAGCGTTAATTCACTTAGTGTGCCTTTGAGGTGCCCCACACAGCTTTTGGGTTATCAATCACACGCAGATCTGTTGACTTGGAGAAATAGCCTTTCTTCTAAGTAGTCCCTTCTGAGTGTCGTTCCTCCAAGTAGTCTTCCTTTCCTTGCAAGGATCTGCTTTCCTATGCCAAatgtcaaaccaactagcccaacaattcactacattgaaaaaaaatattgctttctttgcaggTTTGTTGACATCTTCATTTATCAAACGCACGTCTCCAGGATTACGAAGACATGTATCAGTGTGTTCCCATCTAACAGATACTACCCCGGAATCGACGATCAAGATTCATTTGTATGTTACTCTCTCGATTACATTTTTTCGGTGGCATAGTTATTCAAGACACTCGCCTGCTGATGCATACACTTAGCTCAATTTCCGTATAAGAGCCGAAGGTATTTTTTACGTGCACTGCTCCACACTGAACCTTGCATAATCGATTATTTTTAATTGCGAAAAGTTTCTTTGTATGCTGCGGGCACTTTTACCGTTTATCTACGTATATATTTATCTATCCactcacatttgggtgctctcgtgatctcTCCCTTAACTTGGgttgaaccaaaattagtaaaGGAGGGTAAGATGGTCTGACGAACATGACTCGCTAACCACGACAAGAAAGTTACATTCCCCtcatgtacgtcgtcaaacccctTTCATCATACATGAGTGGGACATAACCGTACaccacgggcgagtatgtgccacaggtcacTGGGAGCCCCGGAACGGCGAGAACTGGCATTGGTAATTTTAACGCTAGAGTGGGGATATAAcctgggtcgtttgcgtggcaagcggatgttctgccACACGGCCTCGGgagagcattaaaaaaaaaagttgacaccGGCAGCGTTCATTCTACGAATGCAAAGCAcccaagcaggaatcgaaccgaagcattctgcgtggcagtcgaatgctctatcacagagccacgccaggttttggtgccactttggaaaaAGACGCTATTTAGACGTAATGCTGGTAAAACGTCAAGTGTAGTTCCATTACTGACTATCCAATTTTGTTAGCATTAAATATGTATACCTATCATACAGCCGTAACgccgggttaacatcaattgtactTGAGTGAaatccactgaagttgatttatgtagcagtgtccttGCTATCATCCCCGTGAGCACAGGCGCTAAATGTCAACTTTGCGCTTCTGATGTTTTTAACGCTCATGAGATATCTTTACGCAAGTGTAAACAGCTGGTCATATAAAACATACGTCACTGGACTGCTCAACATATGTACGTGCGTACCACGTGTGTAAATATCTATAGATTCATTTCGTTATTTATAGctaattacaacacagtcactttccctaggcatgcttcgcataacgtcaactATGATGGTACGTATGATCTGTCGAAGCTTTTTTGGTTCGGCATAAGTACCCTGGTTGAGTCAATATGTGTTGTTGCTGTACTTAGTGCAACACTTTGAACAGTGCACAGGCAGCCGAAGTATGAACGTaaaacacccacacacacacaatatatatatatatatatgtatatataaataaataaatatatatatatatatattgtgacgaaggaacgcgtttatttacaggaaatggttgagatcggtacagctcagagccagaaaaccggcgaccgagctgctcgtgagccagaccgctttcacctcttcctcttcatgcgcccatcgaggtgtgtcatttcccccgttcgcagacgatgcccactgggcgagtcaataggaaggttggtggtgatatggcttgaggcgcgcgacgtgtgtcagctgtgtcttgctagagcgccgaccattgcttgtgacgccggagatgacgtatgtgacgtcactgagacggtcaatgactacaaatggtccggagtagtgggccagaaacttttggcataaaccacgtttgcggacaggtgtccacaaccacaccaggtcaccctttgtgtaggcaacggagtgatggtgggcgtcgtaccgggtcttggagcgctgttgagatgcaatggttcgaaggcgtgcgacgcgacgggcttcttcagcgcggcatagtgactcggcaaccgatgtttccacatctaacgtaaaaggcagaatggtgtcgaggcaactgcggggggagcgggcgtagagcaggaaaaagggcgcgtaccctgttgtctcgtgtttcgcggtgttgtaggcgtatgtgatatagggcagtacttcgtcccagtttttgtgcttggcatcaacataaattgacaacatgttcgttagcgtcctgttggtccgctctacgaggccattcgtctgggggtgatacggggttgcgtggcggaattggctggcagacaggcgtaggatctcttcaacgacgtcagcgacgaactgacgtccccggtcgctaatgacgactcgtggagggccatgacggagaatgatatgccgaagcataaactgcgacacgtgaaaggctgttgcagtaggtatagccgcagtttctgcgtagcgcgtcaggtggtcgacgcacacgatgacccatcgattggcactggctgaacgcggaaacggacctagaaggtcgacaccaacaatctcgaagggagagctaggaggtggtacgggatggagaagtccgggtgatgtagtcgtgggacgcttgtgacgttgacattgttcgcaacccgctacgtatttttctgtgtcgcgtcgcatcttgggccagtaaaacctttgctggatgcgatgaaacgttctggcgaagcccatgtgcccactggttgcgttgtcatggcagaaccgaaaaatttggggacgtagagtgcgtggaactaccagaagcagacgggcgccttggccagaataattcttcttgtaaaggacggcgtcatggactacaaaagagcttgaactggccgggtcattcgcggaggcaaacaggtgatctaagcaatgatcctcgtgctgtgctgtccggaaagccgcgatgtcaggaaaatgagagtcaatagctgtgataaaatcgtcaaaattatcagcttcacactcggtcgttggtagaggaagccgtgacaggcagtcagcgtctgcgtggcgattaccgctcttgtagcggaccgtgaagtcaaattcttgtaaccgtatggcccatcgcgcaagtcgaccagatggatcacgtaggctcaccaaccagcaaagagagtgatgatctgtgataactgagaaacgacgaccgtagatgtaggggcgaaacttgtgtacggcgaaaacgacggcgaggcactccaattcggtaaccgtataattacgctctgccttgctcagggaccggcttgcataggcgacgacgtgttcagcattgttgtgtcgttgaataagcaccgcgccgagaccaactccactggcatcggtgtggatttccgtggaagcagagggatcgaagtggcatagtattggcccggaagtgagagcgaactttagttgcttaaacgctgactcacaatttggtgtccagtggaaagggacgtccttgcgcagcaagtcagtcagtggctgggccttttcagcaaaattaggtacaaagcggcgaaaataagagcataggcccagaaagcttcgtagctcgcggatagactgtggctgcttaaacttgctgacggcgtccactttctgcgggtccggtctaacaccagctttgtccacaaggtgtcctaaaaccagtgtttgccgttcaccgaaacgacatttttttgagttcagtgtcaaggcggctttctccaaacatgttagaacaacgtcaaggcgatgattatgttcttcaaaagttcgtccaaaaataaccacatcgtccaggtaacataaacaaatttcccatttaaggcctctcaagacggtatccatatagcgttcaaatgttgccggagcattacacaagccgaacggcataacattaaattcaaatagaccgtctggcgttacaaaagccgtcttctctttatcaactggatccatgggaatctgccaatacccggatcgcaagtctaccgaagaaaagtaggaagctgaatgaaggcagtcaattacgtcatcaatgcgggggagggggtacacgtccttcttggttatagaattgagacgccgataatcaacacagaacctccaggacccgtcttttttctttaccaaaataacaggcgcagcccacggacttgacgattcttgaattacaccagtggctagcatctcgccaacttgttcagcaataactttgcgttcggacacggacacgcgatagggcttttgtcggagaggatgagcagagccagtatcgatcttgtgacgagcgcgcgtggtcggtatctgagccctaggcacctttcgtgcaaaatcaaatactttagcatgtctcgccagcagtgcaaccaggtctttgcgcttctgtgaggaaatggacttgctaaccatttttgaaaattcagcttccataccagaagtttccggacccgccctttcaagatcgcttaaagctccaatgcaggtgctgctctgcttttcgaacagggcaaggcgcataccagccggtagtacaaccgactcgggtgagctgtttatcacccataattgagccgtctcgtctgcgagagatacaatgcatcgtggtacaaagatgtttttcttgagacaagctacaggcaacggctcaatcactatgtcacgtgaattcaaactcgaattggtttccgaagtggtcacttgtacgctggccgtggaccacgctggcagaagtacatctttagctacagtgaggttacctttctcacaatcaggctgctgggcgagagtagacaacagaacctcacctgctccacaatccacggtcgcacgacactctcgcaaaaagtctatgccaagtataacgtcatgcgttgattgagccagtactgtgaattccgccttgaacgttttaccggcaacactaacagacgcagtgcagacgccgacaggacgcaagaatgcgccgctcactgcccgaaatgtggcaggtttgtcccagtgaaacataaccttacggcctagtcgttgcttaaaaactaaactcatcacggaaacacttgcgccagtgtctatcaatgccatcgtgggaacgtcgtcaacaagtacctgaaccttattctgaagcatagaaactggtggaggcattctttgatgaaaatcggtacgtccagcgacctcacctccgtcggccgcgctggctagtttcccggtggcggagacgacattcgtgaccggcgccgtggagatggtgaccgaggtggacgggtggtgggcggcgttaagctgcgcacagatccgggcgaatcactccggttgatcggctggtaggcgtgccgctcgtcagttgggttggggggccagtaggtgtagtcaggccgttggcctcgttgtgcaaacgtcgcggatctctgagggaatgtcgaacgtggattacgtcgcattgggcaaaatcgggcgatatgtccacgaacaccgcactggtagcagacgggccgttcacggggcatagggaacgtcgctggatgttgagggtacgcggcgctctgttcccactgagacgcaaaaggaggtggatggctgttgtagccgtaacgactgtggggagcataaggcggctctacataagaagacgccggtggtggagcccttagctgagggccgcggttggaatagctgcgctcctcgaaactcgtagcattgatacttgtggacggtgtatcgcacggtggttctcgggcgttcaagggcgcgtaaaggtgacgacgaagttcctcacgtacaatgaggcgaatcgttgacgaaaggtcggtaggcacggagtcttggcacacatcgacagtggcgacggtcgtaacattggcaaggcgtccgaacttcgtagtgatgcggcgagtcttcagggcctcaaacgttcggcagtgcccaatcacatcggccacagactcaagactctccttgccgataaggaagtggtagacgtcttccgcaattcctttgagaatgtggcccaccttgtcctcttccgtcatgttggtgtccacacatttgcacagtttcagtacctcctcaatgtaggttctgcatgtctcaccacaagcttgagctctctgcgacaacatttgctctgcacgtttcttcttcgtcgcagggtcgccaaagcacttcttgatctcctccataaactggtcccatgttgtcaaggtgtcttcgtgattctcgaaccacactaaagcactgccatcgagaaatagacccacgtgggacaactggctggccgcattccagccattggctcggctcacccgttgatagtggctgagccattcttcaacgtcatcgccaggttttcctgtaaatgtgcgtggctctcggtagtggaaagacggcgccctcgcgaccggctgctggatgtctccgtccaagttcatatcttgaggtagtggtggcaagcccgctagtcgacggctgcggcgaagctcgtgctcttgcggttccgtcgttagtagacggctgctctccggtctcgcttgacagtagctggcttacccagcacctccaccacaactgtgacgaaggaacgcgtttatttacaggaaatggttgagatcggtacagctcagagccagaaaaccggcgaccgagctgctcgtgagccagaccgctttcacctcttcctcttcatgcgcccatcgaggtgtgtcaatatatatatatatatatatatatatatatatatatatatatatatatatatatatatatatatatatatatatatatatatatatatatatatatatatatatatatatatatatatatatatatatatatatatatatatatatatatatatatatatatatatatatatttgcctaTGACTTGTATTTAGATTATGTTTATACTTTGACTGCCCGTCAACTATGCACAGTGGGGCACAAAGTAGAGCAGCAAATAAAACTGACTCATACGGAGTTTTCTCGCATCACAGTCATTCTTACGTTTCCGTTATTTCAACAGGACGACGCTCTGCGGACTCTTACACCTCCAATTGTGTACAGAGGTGACTTCCACTTGTTATTGTCTATAAGCTTGAGCCTTTTACGATTCAGCATGAAAGGACCAGATATTGAAGAAATTCGAAGGCCCTGCAAGAGCATGGTGGCCTTGCCTTTCAAAGTGGTAAGCATTCTTTATTGTTATGAATGAAGACTCATGCAAACGTACCAGGTCCAGCGTATATTCCTGAAAGACGAATGCTCTGACTTTGGTCGTTGCGAGCTTGTAGTATTAACGCGACAGTGTTAAAGAGCCCCTCTCGCAGAAATGCTAGCGCAGGCTTCGGCAACGGTcacggcgtcgttggttgtgaactAAAAATCATCATCGTGCCCGTCGCTCAAAAACTGAGACTCGAGTCGCAATTTTACGTGCCCGGGTGCGGATCGAACAGAAACTGTCGGCGTGACAAGTACGTATTCttccacagagctacgccactCATTCAAACTCCTTCGGAACAAAACACTAAATGAATATCGTTTAGTTGAAAGGGTCTTCTTAACGCATGTAATACTGCATAGCACAAGCGTAGACACGAGCCAAGTGCAGAACATTAGAAATGCGCACCGAGTGGGCGTTTTAAAGGCCCACACGTTACAAAGCGCTCAGACCTATtttttaatcatcatcagccgCTAAACTATCAACTGCGTACGTTCAATTGTTGTCTTACGGACACAAATTGGGCCCCCCGCGGTTTAGCAAAAAGAAGTATTAGGGCAGAGTGGGCGCATTACTGCTGTACTTGCAGTATGCATTCAAAGATAGTTTGAAAGTTTGTAACTTTGAAAATGTTACTAGCACAGACATTTGTTTCCTTGCAGCAtagttgaggcatgcaccgagaccCGAAGCGAGGATTGCATTCGAGAAGACAATGAGCATGAGGCCcgataacgctatcgcgttatgcTCTTGAAGGCGAAACTTGAGCGTCCTCCAAGTTTTTGCGTTGAAGATACGTAACCCCTGTGAAAATTATGAGTGTACGTGCGCAGTACTAAGGCGCTGATACGCTTATTTAATGATTAATAAAATTACTTCAGTATATTTCTTGTTGAATACAAAATTTTGTTTTTATGGCAACGGGTCGGTGGGCAGTTTTTCTGCAGTGGTGGCCTACTTCTTCAACGCTCCGGGAAAAGCGCATTTACATGTCAACATTAGTGTCTAAACAAGTGTAATGTGCGGAAGGGATAATTCAGGTACGTGTGAGACGTGCGTATTAAGTTTGCACAATTCGACCAAAAAGAACATCGTCTGGCACACTAAACGTCATGCGTTCTTGAATAAAACCAGAATGGTCTTCTTTGCGGCAAATGTTCAGTGAACGAAATCTTTGAAAATACAATCTCGCCAGCTATAGTAAGGTTTTTCATGCAGCACTTCTCATTGACTCACacgtggggtgtaacgtcctaaaaccaccatgtgattatgagagacgccacagtggagcgcttcgaaaatttcgaccacatggagttctgtaacgtgcacgcaaatctgagcacacgggcctaccgcattttcgcctccatcgaaaatgcagccgccacagccgcgattcgattccgccacttgcgggtcagtagccgagtaccttagccacaagaccaccgcgccccgtcgcggaggtctagtggctaaggtactcggctgtaaTTGACTTTATTCTGTTAGTGAGAAAGCATAGAAAGCACATTAGTAGGTTACCGTCAATATTTAGTTGGTGTAGTTTGTAAAGCATATCAGTCAATGGCGAACCTTGCAAAAAGTTTTTGAAAAATCTAGACTAATACAGTCGGCATGGGATGATTTATTAAGAATATGTTGTAAGTGATGAGTGAATGATATTAACTGTGTTTCACATGAATATGTTTTACGGAAGGCTTGCCATGGTGTGCTCACGTGAAGAATGAATTTAATTCTCAAATATTGACTATGTTTGTAATTATTACATGTTCAAGCATTTTACGTCAAAAACTAGTCAAAGAAGTGGGACGATAATTGTTCGAAGAGCGTTTATTATCAGATTTATGGAATGAAACGACTTTCCCGATTTTTCATTGACTTGGAATAGTAGAAGTATCTAGTGACTCTTGTAAAATTTTAGTTAGTACATGTGTAATGAAACTATAAGCGCATGTACTTTGTTGAAAACGATAGCAGATATGCGTTTCAAAGCACCGACGCATTCCTTAACATGTTTTTGCGAAAGCAATAATAtgaacactctcagctggattttgccgttgGCGCcagcgtcactcaccgtatatgtatacatatatatataataaaacgcaagaaagaaaaaaatccaggaaAAGACTCCCGTGCGCGGAATCAAACTTGGAACCTCTGCGTCGCGAGTGCAAGGCGTTAACCCCTGAGCCACCGAGGAGTACGCCCCACAACGTGCCACCgagaagctatttatatctaccgttTACCGCTGCTGACTGCCATCTCAGGGAAATTCTGTTTTCAGAATTAcgagcaagatggtgcaatgagcgtgcCGTGATGCGCGCTCTTATCTCTCACGCGTAGTTTACCTGCGTAGTTTACCTTGCAGAGAGGAATGGGTCATCGTAAAGCCCCTGAATGCACATTTGCGCACCCTTATTTCACATTTCGGAGTATTTAATGCCTCGGCTGTCCTtaagctttcaccggaacgattctgttgtagttaacgggtgcacgaaggtcacttcaatCGTCGCACACTCTTTGTTTGCGAAgagagcgtgcttttcagacacagcgaagtaaacaCTGAgaagcttattcgcgttcatctgtatcgGTGAATACGTTTAGTGCGTTATTTTAGCGCGACAAATCAGAGGCACGTTTCAATCGGCTTCCCATTCTGCGCgttaccttccaatttgttgctgttgcattcatttcttcgcctttgcggcaaagctgtgactgttTTCTCGTCCTCTTTCTTCCTTATGACTAAAATGCGCAGTACTGCAATACCACTGGCTTCAGCGAGGACTCCGAAGACGAGCTGCAGATTGGTGTGTATCGTTTCAACGAACGCAGATCTTTGGTGGACACATTTGAAACTGCTGACGTGATTGAATTCAAGGTAGGAAGGATTTCATTTTTTCAATGCATTCAACGGCAGTTCATATGTGAGACAGCAGATTTGGGTGTCACAGTTGCCTTTGATGTATGGAAATTAAAACCTGATTATTTCAGCATCATATCTTCTCAGACACCAGCATAGATTGGGGCGATTGCTAGAGCTGTTACATATATCTTCCTTCGTAGCGCCAGGAGCATATTTCTTACTGTACATTACGTCACGCTGTATGAGGAAGGTTTTTGCAGTAGGTCAGTACTCGAAAAATAGATTGAAATAACAGTATGGAACTTCAGACGTGCTAATTGTATCCATTTACAATTTTACATTTACATTTACCTCTCTCGCGTCAACCTTTCCACTGCACGCAACGTTCGATCGCACATCGAgcgaacactctttcggctcgtttatgtGCGATAGAAAGTCGCTggaaagcgaagctccttcgTCTGCCAAGGCATTCGCCAAAGCAATTGTCCTAACCAGCCCGTCAGCGGCGTTGCGAGGGTTTGCAGAGCCAAtagcgttcgcgaatggcgatgtCGCACTCGCAATACCGATGAAGTGCGAGCCAGAGAAGCCAAACACAAGCGCCAGCAgtggaagaccaacgacaccgacgaggtgctaGTCATTATCGCATTAGATAATGGAGACAGCGCGCGGGTAAAAcggacgagacgcgagccaaggaagccgagcacaAGCGTTTTCCACGCGTCGgcaacaccgatgagacgcgagccagggaagccgagcAGAAACGCCGACAGCAGAAGGTCAACGCGGGCGAATTCGGCAACGTCTCGAAAACGACACGCGCTCTCCGTTGGAGCGCACACCCGCCTGCGCCGCGCTCCACTGGCTGATCTGGGGGTGGCCTGGAAGGATGATCCGTAACCTCTCGAAGAAGCTCCTGCTCTAAGTGCGTTGTCATGCACGTCGGTGACGTCGTGATCCTCACGCTGTAGCGCGCTTCCAACCAGCTGAAGCAACAGGCTCAGCGCTGTCTGGAGGAGACGCTGACTGATCGCGACGAGACGTAACGACGCGCACctctaagccccgccgcggtggtctagtggctaaggtactcggctgctgacccgcagggcgcgggatcgaacgccggctgcagtggctgcatttccggtggaggcggaaatgttgtaggcccgtgtgctcagctttgagtgcacgttaaagaaccgtaggtgttcgaaatttccgcaaccctccactaaggcgtttctcataatcatatggtggttttaggacgttaaactccacatatgaatcaa
This region includes:
- the LOC142777071 gene encoding uncharacterized protein LOC142777071; translated protein: MKGPDIEEIRRPCKSMVALPFKVYCNTTGFSEDSEDELQIGVYRFNERRSLVDTFETADVIEFKMNDVMREYHLNGLDIGFAAFYLEHEDYLGECGNSFARLRMMSKCLQNFV